From the genome of Fibrobacter sp. UWT2:
GTCAGGCTTAGCTGGTTCTTCGGCAACTGTAGTGTCCGCAGCTGCGATTTCTTCTCGTGTTGCTTGAGGTTCTTCAGCCTCGTTTGCAACAAAAGTTGAAACGGAATTGCTACAGGCTATAAAAGCCTGCGTGCAGATAAGGAGTCCCGCAAGAATCGACCAGTTCTTTCTCATTAGGGATAAATATATTCTTTTAAATTCCGTATAGTCTATTTTCTGCTAGACATTTCGCCAATTTGCCGTATTCGTATACAAAATCGTCGCGGTCAGGATCTGCGCCGACAGCTTTCACGAGGGCACTTGCGAGTGTGCCGCGTTTGAACATTTCAATAAGCAACGCCTGCGAATGGGCACTGATTTTAGATTTTACGCATTCTGTGATTTTCTGGATGAGTTCGCCGGCGGTGATTTCGCTGGCGTCAAATCCCCAAATCTTCAGATAATCGCGGTCGCTAATCACCGTCTTCTCGGCGGCATGAGTCGTGTCTAGTAGAATCTTGGCGAGTGCGTCTGTATCGAGGGCGCGAATTTCAGCTTCGCTTGCGAAAGCGCCTTCTGCAAGGCCCTTGAGTACAGCGACTTCCCATTCGGCAATCGCAATGTCGGCATCAGGGCATTCCTGAATGTCGACCAGACGAATTTCTACGGCACCGCGGTCAAAGCGGGCGATGGCACCACGGCTGTTCAAGAAGAAATGGTTCAGCAAATGTTCCGGATCGTAAGGCGCAATGTCTGCCTTCACACGGTTGAAAATCTGCTCTTCGTAATCCTTGTAAGTAAAGACCGCTTCCGGAATCACCTTGCCTGTAATACTCGGGATTTTCTCTTGATTGTGGCGGTAAGTTTCGATTCGTCCATCCAAGAATCCGCAGTACTTGCTGTCCAAAAACGGGCTGGAGGCTGCTACGGCAGGAATTAGCGGCAGCAGTGCACGAATGGCGGCGTGCAACTTACCGAATTCCTCGTCGCCGTTAAAGGAAAGGTTGATGTGTGTGGATTGCAGATTCGCCCAACCGTGGCCTTTACAGTTAAAGATACGGTCGTAGGCCTGGTAAATGTCCAAGCAATCGTAGGGCCAAAGCTGCATTACGGCCGGGTCCATAAAGGGGTGTGCCGCCGTCGGCAAGAGCATCGCATTAATGCTCTTGAGCGATTCGTTTGCCTTCAAGATTTCGTGATGGAATGTCTTGCCCAAATGCTTCAGGCTGTCGACAGGCTGTGCGCACTTGAATTCCAGCACATGGCTCACGAGCTCGTTAGAAAGGCCGATGGGTCCGTGTTCTACGTCCGAAAGCTGTTCGCCGTTCTTGTCTTTTCCAAGCGGTACATCAGCGCGGGGGAGTACATCAAGAGTATCACGATCCACGATCATGTACTCCATCTCGATGCCGTAACGTTGCCATAACTTATAATTCATATAAAAACCTCAAAGCACCGTAGGTGCGTACTCATACCTCAAAGGCACGAAGTGCCGACCTCATACCTCTAGAACCATTCCCTTTCGTGCTGTTGCAATTTATGTTGTGCGGCGTTCATGCGGTCTTCGATGCGGTGGCGCAGCGATCTCATGATGGCGAGATAAACCTTGCTCTTGCCCACGCCATCTTCAATTCCCGCGTCAATACTCGGGTTGTCGTTCACTTCGATGACAATCGGGTGACCATGCCATTCTTTCAAATCTACGCCGTAAAGCCCGTTGCCAATCAAGCTGCAAATACGGAGTGCTGTCTTCACGATTCCATGCGGAACCATCTCGATAGGAATACTTTCACACTTGCCCGAAAATTCTTCGCTCTGCTTGTCGTTGCTTTCCCAGTTGTAGATTTGCCAGTGGCCCTTGGCCATGTGGTATTTGCAAGCATAAAGCGGCTTGCCGTCAAGAACGCCCACGCGCCAGTCAAATTCCGTCGGCGTAAATTCCTGCGCAATCAAAAGATCGCTGTGCTGGAACATTTCGTCGAGAATCTGTTCGAGTTCTTCCTTGTTGGTTGCCTTCTTCACGCCCATGGAGAAACTCGAATCCGGCGACTTGATTACCATCGGGAATCCGATTTCCTTGGCGAGCGTGTGGCGGTTTTCGGCGTGCGCGATAATCGTCTTCGGCGAATGAATCTTGGCCGCCTGCATCAGTTCTTGCAGGTACACTTTGTTGGAACAGCGCAGGATGCTGTCCGGATCGTCAATCACTGCAATACCCTGCGACTGCGCACGGCGAGCGAAACTGTAAGTGTAATGGTTTACGTTCGTGGTTTCGCGGATAAAAATGGCGTCGAATTCGCCTACGCGCGGGTAGTCCTTCTTGGTAATCATCTCCACGCGGAAACCCGTTTCTTCGGCGGCCTTGATAAAGTTCTGAATGGCCTGCGCATTGCTCGGCGGCTCCACTTCGTCAGGGTTCGTGAGAATGCCCAAGTCGTACAGGTAATCTTCTTCCTTGCTGGAAGCATAGCGCGTTTTCTCAAAGTATTCTTGCGCAAACTTATCGACGAATTCCATGTGCGATTCGGGAATTTCATCCACGCAAATCGGGCGAATACTCTGGATAAACCACTTCTGCTTGAACACGAATTTCGCGCGCAGGAGCGGGGCCTGGAACAGGCGGTAAAGTTCCTGCGAAAGCTCCAAATATTGCGGGCTCACGTTCTGACCGAAGTAAATCGAAAGCACGAATTCCGTACCGGTGAGTTTGTGCAGACTCTTTTGGATCAGGTTGTCGATTTCATCGGAAATGTGCTTGATGACCGCCGGGGCCTTGAAGTCGCGCATGTTCTTGACGCCCGGAATTACCTTGTGCCCGCGAGCCTCGGCCAGCAGCGACACGTAGTAGCCTTTGCTTTGGTAGTTGTAATCGCGGCAGAGGTTGAATACACGCAGGTTGCGTTCGTTAGTGTATTTGCTCGAAATCAGGTAGTCCTGTGCCGAAATGATGTCGATGCCAGGAACGTGCAATTTCCAGTGCTTGGGATTGTTCACCACAATCAGTTTTTTCATGATTTTATGCCGTTATTTCTTATTCTCAATAACAAGCACGTTGCCGTCGTAAGTCATAACGCCGAGCAAAATGCTGTGGATTAATCTAAACTTGTCTACTTTGTAGTAAGGCATCTTGTGCAGCGGGTTGGTGCCGTCGGGGTCGGCGACCATGAACTGGTTCTTGTCGTCGATTCCATAAACCACGACGAAGTGCCCCATGGGTTCGCCGTGAATGTCGTCGAAGACGGACTTGTCATCGGCACCGGTGAATTCGCGCATGCTGCGGTACAGGTAGGTAGCCGAAAGTCCGCAAAGAACGGGTACTCCCTTCTTGAAGTATTTTTCGAACATGGCCGCGCGGAGGTCGGAGAAAGCCACGGTTCCGCCCAAATCAATAAAGCGGATGTAAGCTTCAATGGCCTTGCGGAGCTTGGGGGCGTGTTTTGCCTTGTGCAAGAGTTCAAGCTTTGCCTTCAATTCCGGCATACTGAGCTCGCTCCAAGTGGGGTCCAAAAGCGTCAGGTTGTACGAATGAATAGTCGCCTTGAATCCACGCTTTAAGGCGTCGATTCCCAGGAACACGCCGAGGGTGCCGCCGTCTTCCAAAAATTCAATTTCAGAAATCAGTTGCTTTAGAGAAATCTTGTAGCCAAGGTGGTTGTACACCGCCTGTAGGCTGGTCGGCCCGCAAGTAACGTCGTCGGGCTGCTGCAAAATCTTAATGTCCATCGTTGTGCCTTTTTAAAAGCTCGCCGGTTGTCCGGTGCTCGTCGTGGCGGCTATCGGAAGGTTTTTCCGGGTCGTCGATGGCGTGCCTCAAAGATACCAAAAATTGTAAAAATGGGCAAGAGGATAGAATCAAGGCCGAAACTTGCGTCAAATAGATGCGTGTAAACTAAAATTACAAGACAAATTGCCTGTATAAATATAGATTTGCCGTTGTATGAAGAGATCTTTTGTGAAATTTGCCTTCGCGGTACTGTTCCTAGTGTCCGCGTCATTTGCCGATGATTTTGAAGATGCTCTTGCTGCGGTGGATTCTGCCGAAGCTGCCAATATGCCGGGCATGTATGATGTCAACCATTTTGAATACCTCGACTGCTGGGTGGAGTCTGCCGCAAATATCGTTGCGAGAGAACGAAACCGTATCGGGGCCATTCGTGACGAAGCCAAGGTGTGCGGCTGCTATACCATTCGTGAAAAGGGTGGTTATGGTTGGCGTGCCACGGACGAAGGCAAAAAGATCGTGAAGGTCTGGGATATTCCGAAGCCTCGTCTCTTGACTTGCCCCAAGGGCATGACCTGTTCCGATGAATTCTTTATCGAACAGTGTGTGGACCATATCAAGCAGTCTGTCCCCATGCTTAGCGATTATGCAAAGGGTGCACCCCTGGAAGGTGCCATTGCCCTTACGTTTGAAGATAAGACGAAGACTCCGTTTGGTGAATATTTGGAATCCCACAAGGCTGCTGCCGATTCCATCAACTGCTTTATCAACGTCCATAACAGACCCGATGCTGCTTTTGATTCCGATAACCGTAACCCGTTCCTGTTCCATCTTTCGGGTATGCCCAGGAAGTTGATTCCCTCCGCAGTGGGGCGTTTTACCGATTACAGTGACGTTCGTTGTTTGGATAGAGGCATTTTGACGGGTTTTGCTAATAACGGCTATGTCGAAAATGTGCGCCATGTGGATGCTAACGGTCTTCTTTATGGCGAAGAAATCGGCTATATGAACGACCCGACATACCCCAAGAAGCAGGGCCCTGAATGGGGTGGCATTCTCTGGAAGTCTAACTACAGAATGGGTATGCGCGAAGGTATTTCTACCTTCTATCGCTCCAGCGTCTTGGACCAGAAGGTTTATGGAACCGTCGATAGCTCTTACTACTTCCAGTTCCTGGAAGTGCCTTATACCCAGGGATACGTGAACGGTACAGCCCGTATGTTCTCGGATAAGGGCTTTGTAATGGCAGAAATCCCGTATAAGCGTAACGCCATGCATGGCCGTATGACGGTGTACAACCCCTTTAAGAAGAAACCGGTTGCTCTGACCTTCAATGCCAACAGCCTCGAAGGCTTTGTGGACTTTGGCGAATTTGGCGGCGTGTTCCACAAGGGTCTTCCGAACGGCGTCATTACCTTCTGGACGGTCAAGGATACTTGCTACCAGTGGATGCCGGGCGAAACGGTTTGCTACTCGGAACGCATTACCAAGAAGCAGTGGGGCACCTACAAGATGGGTGAATTCCAGGGCGTTATGGAATGTGCCGACGGAACCAAGGGTGGCAAGGATTTGATTTGCCCCGATTTGGATTCTGCCGCTGTGAAAAAGATTGCGATTAATGCCGATATCGCTGTCAAGGAAAAGGAACGCGCCAAGGCAGAAGCCTTGATGAAGGATGCCGAAGAAGACCTTGCAAAGCAGAAAGAAGCGGATTCTCTGAAGGCTGCTGAAGCTGCCGCCGCGGATTCTGCTGCACAACAACAGGCTGCTCCGGCTCCGCAGAAATCTTCCGAAGAAGAAATGGCTGACGCCATTCAAAAGGGCAAGAGTGCTCTTGCCGCCAAGAAGTCTGCAAAGGCTGAACCCGCACCGGCCCCTGCCGCTGAAGAGCCGCATGAACCGACCGCTCTCGAAAAGGCGGAAAAGGCCAAGCTTGAAGCCCAGAAGGCTTTGCAGGAAGCTGAAAAGGCTCTTGCCGAAGCTAAGAAGGCTGAACGTGAAGCCATCATGGCTGAACAGAAGGCTCTCAAGGCAGAACGCCAGGCCAAGAAGGCGAAGGCGGGCAAGAAAAAAGATGCTGCCAAGCCGAAAAAGTCGAGCAAGAAAAAGAAATAAGCGATAAGCTGTAAAAAAATCGCCCGGTTCTATAGAACCGGGTTTCTTTTTTATGCCAGACTCTGTCGGGCCTGGATATTAGTCGTGAATCGAGTTCTTGAGGCTTTCGATGAGTCGTGCGAAGCTCGGATCGGTTTCCATTTCTTTCTTGATGCTCTTGATGGCGTGAACCACGGTGGAGTGGTCCTTGCCGCCAAAGCGTGAACCGATGCTCTGCAAGCTAATGGGCGAGCATTCGCGCATCAGGTACATAGCGACCTGACGTGCCTTGGAAATTTCCTTGGTGCCTCGGCCCAATTCAGTGAGCTTGGCTTCGGGCACTTCGTAGTGCTTCGAAACAGTGTGGAGCACGGCGTCGAGGCTTACGCGGCGGCGGAGTGTCGGAGCGATTTCGGCCACGACTTTCTGAGCGATGCTCATGTCGATGTCGTGGTGCATCAGGCTCGACTGCAAGGTGAGCTTGATGATAGCGCTTTCGAGGCTGCGCACGTTGCTTGCGATGTTTTCGGCCAGGTAGTGCAGAACGTCGTCGCTGATTTCCAGGTGGCGTTCTTCGGCCTTCTTGTGCAAAATGGCTTCGCGGGTTTCTACATCGGGCGGCTGGATATCGACCGTGAGGCCCCAGGCAAAGCGGCTGACCAAGCGGTCAGACAGGTTCTTGACTTCGGCTGCAGGAGCATCAGAGGTCAGCACAATCTGCTTGCCGGCCTGGTGCAGGGCGTTAAAGATCAAGAAGAATTCGTTCTGGGTTTCGTACTTGCCGGTCCAGTTCTGGATGTCGTCAATCAGCAAGATATCGACTTCGTTTCTGTAGAAGTCGGACATTTCGGTGATGCGCTGTTCGCGCAGGCACTTCATGTACTGCTGCGAAAAATCTTCGGAGGTCAGGTAGCACACGCGCTTGGTCGGATCTTCTTCGAGAATGTAGTTGCCGATAGCCTGCAAAAGGTGAGTCTTGCCAAGGCCCGAAGAACCGTAAATAAAGAGCGGGTTGTACTGCGTACCGTCGGGGTTGCGGGCGACTGCAAGGGCTGCGTTGAATGCAAGCTGAGCCTTGTCGCCAGGCACAAAGTTTTCAAAGCGGAAAGAACCCGAAAGCGGAATGCTCGGCTTCAAGAAATCGCGGAAGCTGTTGTTGCTAGAAGGGGCAGCCTGTGCAACAGTTTCCTGCTGCTGGAATTCAAATTCAATAGCAGATTCGTCGTGAGTGACTTCACGCCAGGCGAGACGGATGAGTTCTTTGTAAGCAGAATAGACGGCGGTATCCAGTCCGGGCGGAACGGTGACGACTGCGTGACCGGTGGTAAGGCTAGTAAGCTTGGTCTGCGCAAAATAAGTCTTATAAACCGTGTCCGAAAGCATCCCACGGAGGTAGTTCAAACATCTTTCCCATTCGGCTTGCATTTCTTCCTCTTCCACTAAGGGCGTACAAAATCTATCAACAGGTAGGCCATATAATCTAGAAAAATACGCTGGGGTGTTGATAAGTTTGGCTCCATGAAATCCGAAAAAAATGCTTTACGAGATAGGACTACCACCCTAAGTCATTGATTGTAAACAAGATAGCGTGATATTTTTACATAGGATTGCCTTGCATACAAATTAATTTAAAATGGGGGATTTCTTCTTTCGGAATGCTCTTTTTGCTTTAAAATCCTGAAAGAGCCCTTATTTTTCTACATTTAGGCCCGTTATGCAGATGTTTGATATTGATACCTTGATGCCGCTGTTGCTCAATACGTTGGATTACTGGTTTTGGGTCCCTCTTGTATTCTGGTTCTGGTTGTACAGATGGTTTTTTCGTGTATCGTACCCCATTTACTTCAAAAAATTGGCGAATAAAAGGGTAAAGTGGGCTTTCGTTCCTAAGTGGAAGTTCTATTGGAAGCCTTTGGACACCCTCTTTACGCTAATTCTTTCGATTGCGTCTGCCTTGCCGGCAATCTGGGCCGTGATGAAATGGCTCAGCATTTACCCCTGGTTCTACGGTTTTGCCGTTTCGCCTTTGTTTATTCTGTTTGGCCTGCTGCTTCGCCGTATTGCACGCGGCAAGACCGCTAAGCTTTACCAGGCTGCCTATTTCTTGGAATACCGCAAGGCTTGCTACGAGTGCGATGTCAAGGGAGCTCTCAGGAATGAGTCCGATATTCAGAATCGCACTTTCTGGAGCTTTACCAAGAAGCTTAAGAATGCCGAAGCTCATGGACGTTTGTGGAAGTACGTGAACGCTATGGCAAAGAGCAAGAAGATTCCCCGCGACATTTACGCGGAGATCAACTAGTTTTTCGGCAAAAGGATGTGTTGAGGGTTTTGAATGTCGAATATTCTTGATTCAATCGGAGTCGGTGAAAACGTCTTGGACGGTCGCGCCGCATGGAAGTATGCAGAAGAAATCCTTTTGCAGGTTTCAAGGACTTTTGCGCTCAATATCAACGTGCTCAAGGGCAAGCTCCACAAGAGCATTCTACTAGCATACCTTTACCTGCGCATTGCCGATACGGTCGAAGACGACCCCGACATGAAGGCTTCTGAAAAAGAAGTGGTTCTGGGTAAGTTTGCCGATATCTTCAAGACTGCTGAACTTTCTGACGAACTGATTGCTGCTTTTGAACAGTCTCTCCCGGAAAGCTGGCATAAGTCTGAACACCCGTACATGAACCTTTGCTTGCATACTCATGTGGTCGTTCCGCTGTTACGCGAAATGCCCGAAACTTATGCGGCGCCGGTGCGTGCGGTGACCATCGAGATGTGCCATGGAATGGCGAAGTTTGCGCTTAGGCAAGAGGCTGCCCTCAGTTCCGGTTGGTTTACGCTTGAAAGCGTGGCCGACCTCGATGAATACTGCTACTATGTGGCAGGCATTGTCGGTAAACTCTTGACGAACCTCTTCGCGGCTGATACCTGCCTCATTAGTGATGCTCGCAAGGCCGAAATGCAAAAGCTGGATGTGAGCTTTGGGCTTGCACTTCAGGTGGCAAACATCGTGAAGGACTGTGTCGAAGATTCCGGCCGCAGGGTCTGTTTTGTTCCCGAAGAAATTTGCCGCAAGCATGGGTTTGCGCATTCCTACGAAATGTTCGATGTCCCGGAGGACGCGAACACCCGTGCAGACTTTGACAAGCGCCGTGCCGCCGTGATGGGCGAACTCGTGAATAAGGCTTGGGGCCACCTGGATGATGCCATTGCTTACACCAAGCTCATTCCGAATGTCAAGATGCGTACCAGGTTGTTCTGCTTGTGGCCGCTCTTTATGGCCGCCGAGAACATGAAGCTGATTGGCGATGGTGCAAGCCTATTTGCCTCCGAAAAGAAGGTGAAGATTACTCGCGACACCGTCAAGCGAATCGTTAAGCAGACGATGTTGCATTTCTATTCGGATTCTTGGATCGAGAATTCTTACAATAAGTTGAAACAGGAAAGATAATGAAGTTTTATAATAAATGGCCGTTTCATTTGGGCTTGATTCTTTTTAGTATTGTGGCTGACCAGCTGACAAAGCTGTGGGCGCTTGTTCGTTTTACGAACGAAACGGGTGCGCCGAACCACGATATAATCAATGTCATTGGTGAATTGGTTCGTTTTCAGTTGGTATTCAATAAGGGTGCTGCTTTCAGTAGCCGTCCGCAAGACTTGATGCCGTTCTTGCCGCCTTGGCTGTTCTTTTTGCTGATTTCGATTGTGGCGACCATTGTGCTTTTGTGGTTCTACAAGTCCATCGACAAGCGCGATTGGATGAGCCGCCTTGGCGTGGTGATGATTCTCGGCGGTGCCGTGGGCAACTTTATTGACCGTATGCGCTTGCAGATGGTGGTGGATTTTATCGATTGCGATCTCCCGGACTTTATCATGACCCGTTTCCCGACATTCAATGTCGCGGACTCCTTTGTAACCGTGGGTGTTGCGATTGTGATTCTTTCGCCGATAATCCTGAAGAAAATCCATCAAGAAATTAAGAACGAAAAAAATAAACAAGTGGACGTTAGTCCGTAGGAAGTAAACAGTAACTTCCTACTTCCAACTTCCTACTTCCAACTGCTTATGAACTATATCGTTGAAGAAAAACATTCGGGTGAACGCATCGACAAGTTCCTTGTGGGTGTCATGGATAACGTGTCCCGCACGGACGTCCAGAAGTTGATTGCTGCTGGCGAAGTCAAGGTCGGCGGGGTAGTCACGCCCAAGAATTTCCGTGTCGAAACGGGCATGGTCGTGGTGGTGGACAAGGTCCCCGAAAAAGAAGCAAGCACCTTGGAACCCGAAAATATCCCGCTCGACATCGTTTACGAAGACGACGATATCGTGGTATTGAACAAGCCGCGCAACTTGGTGGTGCACCCGG
Proteins encoded in this window:
- a CDS encoding glutamate-cysteine ligase family protein, whose product is MNYKLWQRYGIEMEYMIVDRDTLDVLPRADVPLGKDKNGEQLSDVEHGPIGLSNELVSHVLEFKCAQPVDSLKHLGKTFHHEILKANESLKSINAMLLPTAAHPFMDPAVMQLWPYDCLDIYQAYDRIFNCKGHGWANLQSTHINLSFNGDEEFGKLHAAIRALLPLIPAVAASSPFLDSKYCGFLDGRIETYRHNQEKIPSITGKVIPEAVFTYKDYEEQIFNRVKADIAPYDPEHLLNHFFLNSRGAIARFDRGAVEIRLVDIQECPDADIAIAEWEVAVLKGLAEGAFASEAEIRALDTDALAKILLDTTHAAEKTVISDRDYLKIWGFDASEITAGELIQKITECVKSKISAHSQALLIEMFKRGTLASALVKAVGADPDRDDFVYEYGKLAKCLAENRLYGI
- a CDS encoding RimK family protein; translation: MKKLIVVNNPKHWKLHVPGIDIISAQDYLISSKYTNERNLRVFNLCRDYNYQSKGYYVSLLAEARGHKVIPGVKNMRDFKAPAVIKHISDEIDNLIQKSLHKLTGTEFVLSIYFGQNVSPQYLELSQELYRLFQAPLLRAKFVFKQKWFIQSIRPICVDEIPESHMEFVDKFAQEYFEKTRYASSKEEDYLYDLGILTNPDEVEPPSNAQAIQNFIKAAEETGFRVEMITKKDYPRVGEFDAIFIRETTNVNHYTYSFARRAQSQGIAVIDDPDSILRCSNKVYLQELMQAAKIHSPKTIIAHAENRHTLAKEIGFPMVIKSPDSSFSMGVKKATNKEELEQILDEMFQHSDLLIAQEFTPTEFDWRVGVLDGKPLYACKYHMAKGHWQIYNWESNDKQSEEFSGKCESIPIEMVPHGIVKTALRICSLIGNGLYGVDLKEWHGHPIVIEVNDNPSIDAGIEDGVGKSKVYLAIMRSLRHRIEDRMNAAQHKLQQHEREWF
- a CDS encoding peptidase-C39 like family protein → MDIKILQQPDDVTCGPTSLQAVYNHLGYKISLKQLISEIEFLEDGGTLGVFLGIDALKRGFKATIHSYNLTLLDPTWSELSMPELKAKLELLHKAKHAPKLRKAIEAYIRFIDLGGTVAFSDLRAAMFEKYFKKGVPVLCGLSATYLYRSMREFTGADDKSVFDDIHGEPMGHFVVVYGIDDKNQFMVADPDGTNPLHKMPYYKVDKFRLIHSILLGVMTYDGNVLVIENKK
- the dnaA gene encoding chromosomal replication initiator protein DnaA, with protein sequence MQAEWERCLNYLRGMLSDTVYKTYFAQTKLTSLTTGHAVVTVPPGLDTAVYSAYKELIRLAWREVTHDESAIEFEFQQQETVAQAAPSSNNSFRDFLKPSIPLSGSFRFENFVPGDKAQLAFNAALAVARNPDGTQYNPLFIYGSSGLGKTHLLQAIGNYILEEDPTKRVCYLTSEDFSQQYMKCLREQRITEMSDFYRNEVDILLIDDIQNWTGKYETQNEFFLIFNALHQAGKQIVLTSDAPAAEVKNLSDRLVSRFAWGLTVDIQPPDVETREAILHKKAEERHLEISDDVLHYLAENIASNVRSLESAIIKLTLQSSLMHHDIDMSIAQKVVAEIAPTLRRRVSLDAVLHTVSKHYEVPEAKLTELGRGTKEISKARQVAMYLMRECSPISLQSIGSRFGGKDHSTVVHAIKSIKKEMETDPSFARLIESLKNSIHD
- a CDS encoding squalene/phytoene synthase family protein; its protein translation is MSNILDSIGVGENVLDGRAAWKYAEEILLQVSRTFALNINVLKGKLHKSILLAYLYLRIADTVEDDPDMKASEKEVVLGKFADIFKTAELSDELIAAFEQSLPESWHKSEHPYMNLCLHTHVVVPLLREMPETYAAPVRAVTIEMCHGMAKFALRQEAALSSGWFTLESVADLDEYCYYVAGIVGKLLTNLFAADTCLISDARKAEMQKLDVSFGLALQVANIVKDCVEDSGRRVCFVPEEICRKHGFAHSYEMFDVPEDANTRADFDKRRAAVMGELVNKAWGHLDDAIAYTKLIPNVKMRTRLFCLWPLFMAAENMKLIGDGASLFASEKKVKITRDTVKRIVKQTMLHFYSDSWIENSYNKLKQER
- the lspA gene encoding signal peptidase II → MKFYNKWPFHLGLILFSIVADQLTKLWALVRFTNETGAPNHDIINVIGELVRFQLVFNKGAAFSSRPQDLMPFLPPWLFFLLISIVATIVLLWFYKSIDKRDWMSRLGVVMILGGAVGNFIDRMRLQMVVDFIDCDLPDFIMTRFPTFNVADSFVTVGVAIVILSPIILKKIHQEIKNEKNKQVDVSP